TAGTCGACCCACGTCGAGATCAGGTCCGGCGTGAAGACGCCGCCCTCGAGCAGGTAGTCGTGGTCGGCTTCGAGCGAGTCGAGAACCTCGGGCAGCGAGCCCGGGACCTGCTTGACCGAGTTGTATTCCTCCGGCGGCAGGTCGTAGAGGTCCTTGTCGATCGGCTCCGGCGGCTCGATCTTGCTCTTGATGCCGTCGAGGCCGGCCATCAGCATCGCCGAGAAGGCGAGGTAGACGTTGGCCGACGGGTCCGGCACGCGGAACTCGACGCGCTTGGCCTTCGCGTTGCTGCCCGTCACCGGGATGCGGGTGCAGGCGGAGCGGTTGCGCTGCGAGTAGACCAGGTTGACCGGGGCCTCGAAACCGGGCACCAGACGACGGTAGGAGTTGACCGTCGGGTTGGTGAACGCCAGCAGCGACGGGGCGTGGTGCAGCAGGCCGCCGATGTACCAGCGGGCCATGTCGGACAGCCCGGCGTAGCCGGTCTCGTCGTAGAACAGCGGCTCGCCGTTGAGCCAGAGGCTCTGGTGGGTGTGCATGCCGGAGCCGTTGTCACCGAACAGCGGCTTGGGCATGAACGTCGCGGTCTTGCCCGCGGCCCAGGCGGTGTTCTTGACGATGTATTTGAAGAGCTGGAGCTGGTCGCCGGCGTGCAGCAGGGTCGAGAACTTGTAGTTGATCTCGGCCTGGCCGGCGGTGCCGACCTCGTGGTGCGAGCGCTCGACGGTGAAGCCCGAGTCGATCAGGTTGCGGACGATGCTGTCGCGCAGGTCGGCGTAGTGGTCGACCGGCGGCACCGGGAAGTAGCCACCCTTGTAGGCGGTCTTGTAGCCGCGGTTGCCGCCCGGCTCCTCCTTGCCCGTGTTCCACCAGCCCTCGACCGAGTCGATGTAGTAGAACGCCTGGTTGGAGCTCGTCTCGTGGCGGATCGAGTCGAAGATGTAGAACTCGGCCTCGGGCCCGAAGTAGGCGGTGTCGGCGATGCCGCTCGCCGCCAGGTAGGCCTCGGCCTTCTTCGCCACGTTGCGCGGGTCACGGGAGTAGGCCTCACGCGTGAACGGGTCGTGGATGAAGAAGTTGAGGGCGAGGGTCTTCTGCGCCCGGAACGGGTCGATGAACGCGGAAGCCACGTCCGGCAGCAGCAGCATGTCGGACTCGTGGATCTGCTGGAAACCACGGATCGACGAACCGTCGAACGCGAGGCCGGTGGTGAAGATGTCGTCGTCGATCGACTCGACCGGGGCGTTGAAGTGCTGCATCACGCCGGGCAGGTCGCAGAACCGGACGTCGACGAACTTCACGTCCTCGTCTTTGAGGTATCGCAGGAGTTCCTCGGGATTGGCGAACAACACGTCCTCCTGGCACGTCGCTTTCATGGCTTGCGGTTATCTCTCAAGCAAGGCTGGCAGCGACGGTATGGCTGAGCCGTTGCCCGAGCGTGTCGCAAAAGTTTCTGCCGTGTTACGTCACCCTCGGGCCGCCAGGAATGCCCGATTGGCCGGCGCTCCTACCGACCAAAACCGAACATATACCCCAAGACCGGCACGTTGTACGGACTCGCCGGGCAACGAGAAAGCCGAGACCAGGCCCTGGTCTCGGCTTCTCGTGAGGTGCTCGGCTCAGCGGCCGCGGGTCTGGCGGAACGCGCCCTTGGAGGGGCGCATGTTCTTGGGGATGGCGCCCTTGGGCATCTGCGGACGGGCCGCGGACAACGCCGTCAGGCGCTTGTCGAGGGCGTTGACGTCTTTGCCGGTCAGCGCGCGCGGGAGCTTGGTCAGCGTCATCCGCAGCTTGCGGATCGGCACCTCGTCGTCGCCGTTGCCGATCACGTAGTCGTGCAGCGGCGCGTTGCCGATCACCTTCGCGAGGCGGCGCTTCTCCTGGCCGAGCAGGCTGCGGACCCGCTGCGGGTTGCCCTCGGCGAGCAGGATCACGCCGGGCTTGCCGACGACCAGGTGGACCATGTCCATCGCCGTCGTGGAGCTCACCGCCGGGCGGACCCGCCAGTCACCGCGCATGTTCTCGATGATCGAGGCGGCGGCGCCCGGTTGCCCTTCGGCCGCGTTCATCATCGCCCGGTTGGACCGCAGGTTGAGCACGATCAGCAGCGCGAGCAGGGCGATCAGGATGCCGATCGGGATGAAGATCAAGCCCAGACCGACGACGACCGCGAGCGCGGCGAGCAGCAAAGGGATCATAACCGCGCCGACCGCCAACGGGACAAACATCTTGTCCTGTTTGGCGGTGAACGAGAACACCATCCCGATCTGCTTCAGGCGTCCAAAGAACGACACCTTCTCTTCTGCCTTGGCCATGGCACGCAGTCTACGGTCCGGATGCCGGTGTCTGTCCGCCGGCAATCATGTCGGCGCCGAGCAGCCCGAGCCGGTGGGCGACTGCTGCCGCTTCGATCCGATTCGTGACCTCGAGCTTGGCGATGATGCGGGAGACGTGCACGCTGACCGTTTTCGGCGATAGGTAGAGCTCGGTGGCGATCCGGCTGTTGCTGTGCCCCACCGCCACCAGCCGCAACACCTCGCGCTCGCGGGCGGTGAGCACGTCGGGCCCGGCTCCCACGGCCCCGCGCAGCCCGACCCGGCGGGCCAGCCGGGCCACCTCGTCACGCAGCGGCCGGGCGTCGAGGTCGGCCGCCAGCGCGCCGGCCTCTTCGAGCGCCTCGCCCGCGGCCGCCCGGTCGCCCACCGCGGCCAGCGCCTCGGCGAACGCCACCAGCGCGCGAGCGAGCGCGTAGGGCTGGCCGTCGGTCCGCCACGCCTCAACCGCGGTCGCCCAACTCCGCCGCGCGGCGGCTGCCGTCTCCGGTGCGCCGCGCTGGCCTGGCACCGCGGACCCAGCGACACGAGATCCCGACGCGGCGCCAGCCGCCGCCCCCACGCCCGCGGCGCCTGCGGCGCCCGGCGCTGCCACGGCCGAACCCGCACCCAACGAGCCACCTGGCGCGGTCGAACCCGCACCCAACGAGCCCACCCCAGCGCGGTCGAACCCGCACCCAACGAGCCACCCGGCGCCGCCGAACCCGCACCCAACGAGCCACCCGGAACTTCGACGGCGGAGCCGGCCGCGCGTGCCCCCGCGACCGCGGAGCCGGGCGGGGCCGCGGCGAAGCTGGCGTGGGTCTGTGCGGCGTAGGCGCGGTCTGCGGGGTATAGGCATTCGAGCTCCGCGGCGAGCGCCTCGATCGACGACCGCAACCCGGCGTCGTCGGCCGCCACCGCGGCGCGGGCCGAGACGGCGAGCAGCGGCCAGGTGTAGCGCGGGTTGCCGATCAGATCCGAAGCGGAGAGGCCGCCATGGGCGGCCGAAGCCGCAGCGGCCGCGTCGCCGACGGACAGCGCGGCCTCCACCTGGAGCACCAGCAGGGGCAGGCGGTGCTGGGCGCTGACGTAGGGCCGCCGGAGGAAGGCCAGCGCCCGCCCGATCACCTCAGGCGCCGAAGCATCGCCGCGGGCGAGGCGGAGGTTGGCCCGGATCTGGAGCCAGTGCAGGCCGAGATGGCCGGGCGGGTCGAAGCGGGCGGACTCGGCGCAGATCGCCTCGGCCTCGTCCCAGCGACCAAGGGCGACCAGCGCCTCGGCGTGGTTGGAGCGCAGGAACGCGCCGCTCGACCGGTCGACGCCGACCTTGGCGGCGTCTCTGGTTCCGGCGGCCGCGGTCTTCGCGGAGCCCGCGTAGTCGCCGACCTCGAACAACGCGTCGGAGATGTTGACCTGGGCGTGCACCAGTTGCTCGACGTCGCCGATGGACCTGGCGCGCTCCTCTGCCTCGCGCAGCTCGGCCAGGCCGATCTCGCCCGCGACCAGGCGGCTGCACACCCGACCCAGCGTCAGCGTGGCGTTGACCGCGGCGGCGACATCGCCCAGCGACTCGGCCGCGGCCCGTGCCAGCGAAGCGATCCGCGCCCCTTCGGCGCGGTCGATCCGGCTGATCTGATAGGCGATGTCGGCCAGGAGCTGGGCCCGGGCCGCGTCGTCGGTTGCCGTCTCGGCGAGGACGACGGCCTCCCGCAGCTCGTGCGTGCCGTCGCTCTTGCCCAACGAACCGAGCAGCTTGCCGCGCCGGGTCAGCAGCCGTGCGGCGCGCAGCGGCTCGACCGACTGGTCGACGGCGGCCAGCGCGGCCCGGTTGAGGCTCAGCGACCGCTTGAAGTCGCCCGCCGTGTAGGTGGCGACCATCGTCTCTTCGAGCAGCGTGAGGTGGTCGAGGCCGAGCCGCTCGCCGGCGTCGGGGATCTGCTCCCACAGGTCGAGCACCCGCTCCAGCAACCGGGCCTGCTCGGCGTGCGCGTAGCGCTCACCCGCCGCGACCGCCGCCGCCCGGGAGGTGACGAGGGCGCGGGGGTGGTCGTGGGCCGCGTACCAATGATGGGCTGTCTCTGCTGGTGCGCGCCCGGCGGCGACCAGCGTCGGGTCGGCCTCGATGGCGGCGGCATAGCGGGCGTGGAGGCGCGCGTGCTCGCCGGGCAACAGGTCGTCGTGCACCGCCTCGCGGACCAGCGCGTGCCGGAACTCATAGCCGCCGTCGGAGTCGGCCACCAGCAACTGGGCGGCCACCGCGGCGCGCAACGCCGTGTCGAGCGCGGTCTCCGGCAGGCCGGCGACGGTGGCGAGCAGGTCGTGCCCGATGCGGTTGCCACCGGCGGCCGCGATGCGCAGCACCGGCTGAGCCGACTCGGGCAGCCGGTCGACCCGGGCGAGCAGCAGGTCGCGCAGGCTCTCCGGGATGTCTGCGCAGGCCATCGGGTCGCCGGACGCGGCCAGCTCCTCGACGAAGAACGGGTTGCCCTGTGCCCGCATGTGCACCTTGTCGATCGACCGCTGGGCCGGCTCGCCGCCGAAGATGCTGGCCAGGA
This genomic interval from Asanoa ferruginea contains the following:
- the glnA gene encoding type I glutamate--ammonia ligase, which encodes MFANPEELLRYLKDEDVKFVDVRFCDLPGVMQHFNAPVESIDDDIFTTGLAFDGSSIRGFQQIHESDMLLLPDVASAFIDPFRAQKTLALNFFIHDPFTREAYSRDPRNVAKKAEAYLAASGIADTAYFGPEAEFYIFDSIRHETSSNQAFYYIDSVEGWWNTGKEEPGGNRGYKTAYKGGYFPVPPVDHYADLRDSIVRNLIDSGFTVERSHHEVGTAGQAEINYKFSTLLHAGDQLQLFKYIVKNTAWAAGKTATFMPKPLFGDNGSGMHTHQSLWLNGEPLFYDETGYAGLSDMARWYIGGLLHHAPSLLAFTNPTVNSYRRLVPGFEAPVNLVYSQRNRSACTRIPVTGSNAKAKRVEFRVPDPSANVYLAFSAMLMAGLDGIKSKIEPPEPIDKDLYDLPPEEYNSVKQVPGSLPEVLDSLEADHDYLLEGGVFTPDLISTWVDYKRENEVDPVRLRPTPHEFAMYYDV
- a CDS encoding DUF4191 domain-containing protein; its protein translation is MAKAEEKVSFFGRLKQIGMVFSFTAKQDKMFVPLAVGAVMIPLLLAALAVVVGLGLIFIPIGILIALLALLIVLNLRSNRAMMNAAEGQPGAAASIIENMRGDWRVRPAVSSTTAMDMVHLVVGKPGVILLAEGNPQRVRSLLGQEKRRLAKVIGNAPLHDYVIGNGDDEVPIRKLRMTLTKLPRALTGKDVNALDKRLTALSAARPQMPKGAIPKNMRPSKGAFRQTRGR
- a CDS encoding helix-turn-helix transcriptional regulator, whose product is MPIPRRPRLRRTDPRQLRRGPARLRGRGGTRGRLRRRSSGWLVGCGFGGAGWLVGCGFDRAGVGSLGAGSTAPGGSLGAGSAVAAPGAAGAAGVGAAAGAASGSRVAGSAVPGQRGAPETAAAARRSWATAVEAWRTDGQPYALARALVAFAEALAAVGDRAAAGEALEEAGALAADLDARPLRDEVARLARRVGLRGAVGAGPDVLTAREREVLRLVAVGHSNSRIATELYLSPKTVSVHVSRIIAKLEVTNRIEAAAVAHRLGLLGADMIAGGQTPASGP